A single window of Modestobacter italicus DNA harbors:
- a CDS encoding 8-oxoguanine deaminase, with product MQTAELLVHDAELIATVDDARREIAGGWVAVTDGVVSALGGPGDPQPAAARRLDARGCLVTPGLVNTHHHLYQNLTRAYAPALTGGLFDWLVTLYPLWARLDEEAAHVSAWVGLAELALSGCTTSTDHSYVHPRGAGDLISAEVAAARELGVRFHPTRGSMSLSVKDGGLPPDSVVQDDDEILADSQRLVELHHDRSATAMTRIALAPCSPFSVSTALMRRTAELAATLDVRLHTHLAETQDEDAFCLQTFGRRPVDYLDDVGWMTDRTWLAHVVWPSEPEIARLGAAGVGAAHCPSSNMILGSGLAPVAELRAAGAPVGLGVDGSASADSASLWLEARTAMLQGKLRHGAAAMSARDALEIATRGGAACLGRAGEIGQLSVGACGDLAVWSLEGVRFAGALSDPVEAWLRCGPVAARETVVAGRLVVADGAVTHPGLDEQLAVHRRVSQRLQSAV from the coding sequence GTGCAGACCGCTGAGCTCCTCGTGCACGACGCCGAGCTGATCGCCACCGTCGACGACGCCCGCCGGGAGATCGCCGGGGGGTGGGTCGCCGTCACCGACGGGGTGGTGAGCGCCCTGGGCGGGCCGGGTGACCCCCAGCCGGCGGCGGCCCGGCGGCTCGACGCCCGCGGCTGCCTGGTCACCCCGGGGCTGGTGAACACCCACCACCACCTCTACCAGAACCTGACCCGCGCGTACGCCCCCGCGCTGACCGGCGGGCTGTTCGACTGGCTGGTGACCCTCTACCCGCTGTGGGCCCGGCTCGACGAGGAGGCCGCGCACGTCAGCGCCTGGGTCGGGCTCGCCGAGCTGGCGCTGTCCGGGTGCACCACCTCGACCGACCACTCCTACGTGCACCCTCGCGGCGCCGGCGACCTCATCAGCGCGGAGGTGGCGGCGGCCCGGGAGCTCGGCGTCCGGTTCCACCCCACCCGCGGGTCGATGTCGCTGTCGGTCAAGGACGGCGGGCTGCCGCCGGACTCCGTCGTCCAGGACGACGACGAGATTCTCGCCGACTCGCAGCGGCTGGTGGAGCTGCACCACGACCGGTCGGCGACGGCGATGACCCGGATCGCGCTGGCGCCGTGCTCGCCGTTCAGCGTCTCGACCGCGCTCATGCGGCGCACCGCCGAGCTGGCCGCGACCCTCGACGTCCGGCTGCACACCCACCTGGCCGAGACGCAGGACGAGGACGCGTTCTGCCTGCAGACGTTCGGTCGCCGTCCGGTCGACTACCTCGACGACGTCGGCTGGATGACCGACCGGACCTGGCTGGCGCACGTCGTGTGGCCGTCCGAGCCCGAGATCGCCCGGCTGGGCGCCGCCGGGGTCGGGGCGGCGCACTGCCCGTCGTCGAACATGATCCTGGGCAGCGGCCTGGCCCCGGTCGCCGAGCTGCGCGCCGCCGGCGCCCCGGTCGGGCTGGGCGTGGACGGCTCGGCGTCGGCGGACTCCGCGTCGCTGTGGCTGGAGGCGCGCACCGCGATGCTGCAGGGCAAGCTCCGGCACGGCGCGGCGGCGATGTCCGCGCGGGACGCCCTGGAGATCGCCACCCGCGGCGGCGCGGCGTGCCTGGGCCGGGCCGGGGAGATCGGGCAGCTCTCGGTGGGCGCGTGCGGTGACCTGGCGGTCTGGTCGCTCGAGGGCGTCCGTTTCGCCGGCGCGCTCAGTGACCCGGTCGAGGCCTGGCTGCGCTGCGGCCCGGTGGCGGCCCGGGAGACCGTCGTCGCCGGCCGGCTGGTGGTCGCCGACGGCGCGGTCACTCATCCCGGGCTCGACGAGCAGCTCGCCGTCCACCGCCGCGTCTCCCAGCGCCTCCAGTCCGCCGTCTGA
- a CDS encoding (2Fe-2S)-binding protein, which yields MRLTCTVNGTEQQVDDVWEGESLLYVLRERMGLPGSKNACEQGECGSCTVYLDGLPVCACLVAAGQAEGRQVGTVEGLADADTLHPVQQAFVDAGAVQCGFCTPGLLVATHDLITRTGRPSDAETREALAGNLCRCTGYEKILDAVRLAADRMGADR from the coding sequence ATGCGGCTGACCTGCACCGTCAACGGCACCGAGCAGCAGGTGGACGACGTCTGGGAGGGCGAGAGCCTGCTGTACGTGCTGCGCGAGCGGATGGGCCTGCCCGGGTCGAAGAACGCCTGCGAGCAGGGTGAGTGCGGCTCCTGCACCGTCTACCTCGACGGGCTGCCGGTCTGCGCCTGCCTGGTCGCCGCCGGGCAGGCCGAGGGCCGGCAGGTCGGCACCGTCGAGGGGCTGGCCGACGCCGACACCCTGCACCCGGTGCAGCAGGCCTTCGTCGACGCCGGCGCTGTGCAGTGCGGTTTCTGCACGCCCGGCCTGCTGGTGGCCACGCACGACCTGATCACCCGCACCGGCCGGCCGAGCGACGCCGAGACCCGGGAGGCGCTGGCCGGCAACCTCTGCCGGTGCACCGGCTACGAGAAGATCCTGGACGCGGTCCGGCTGGCGGCGGACCGGATGGGAGCCGACCGATGA
- a CDS encoding FAD binding domain-containing protein, protein MEFLQPASWAEALEAKSAHPDAVPIAGGTDVMVGINFGHLRPPLLLDLTRVGELQGWGTEAGAVRLGAGVSYARVITDLGDALPGLAMAARTIGSPQIRNRGTVGGNLATASPAGDAHPALLAADAVVEVASVRGSRRIPVTDFYTGPKRNAMDADELIAAVHVTPPSGPQQYSKIGTRNAMVIAVAAFGLALHPDRRTVGAALGSAAPTPRRAPAAEEFLAGELDAAGLWESRAELPAATARRFGELVAAASSPIDDVRGTAAYRRHALSVMARRALTWAWTDYRHESRGN, encoded by the coding sequence ATGGAGTTCCTGCAGCCCGCGAGCTGGGCCGAGGCGCTGGAGGCGAAGTCCGCCCACCCGGACGCCGTGCCGATCGCCGGAGGCACCGACGTCATGGTCGGCATCAACTTCGGCCACCTGCGGCCGCCGCTGCTGCTGGACCTCACCCGGGTCGGCGAGCTGCAGGGGTGGGGCACCGAGGCCGGCGCCGTCCGGCTGGGCGCCGGGGTCAGCTACGCCCGGGTCATCACCGACCTCGGCGACGCCCTGCCGGGCCTGGCCATGGCCGCGCGGACGATCGGCTCTCCGCAGATCCGCAACCGCGGCACCGTCGGCGGCAACCTGGCCACCGCCTCCCCGGCCGGCGACGCGCACCCCGCGCTGCTGGCCGCCGACGCGGTGGTGGAGGTGGCGTCGGTCCGCGGCAGCCGGCGGATCCCGGTCACCGACTTCTACACCGGGCCCAAGCGGAACGCGATGGACGCCGACGAGCTCATCGCCGCGGTGCACGTCACCCCGCCGAGCGGCCCGCAGCAGTACAGCAAGATCGGCACCCGCAACGCGATGGTCATCGCGGTCGCGGCCTTCGGCCTGGCGCTGCACCCGGACCGCCGCACGGTCGGCGCGGCCCTGGGGTCGGCCGCGCCGACCCCGCGGCGCGCCCCCGCCGCCGAGGAGTTCCTGGCCGGTGAGCTCGACGCCGCCGGGCTGTGGGAGTCCCGCGCCGAGCTGCCGGCGGCGACCGCCCGCCGGTTCGGCGAGCTGGTCGCGGCGGCGTCCTCGCCGATCGACGACGTCCGCGGCACCGCCGCCTACCGCCGGCACGCGCTGTCGGTCATGGCCCGCCGCGCGCTGACCTGGGCCTGGACGGACTACCGGCACGAGTCGAGGGGGAACTGA
- a CDS encoding urease accessory protein UreD, which translates to MRTLVEVVARCGPRGRTVLPVVRASGQLAVRRTGEGAVHLVATAFGPLGGDDAEVRLVVEEGARLSVHSVAAAVVLPARGESPPSRQVVRAEVAGVLHLAPEPTVVTARAVHLAELHAELGEHAELTATEQVLLGRSGEAPGRWTGTTRVVVSGRPVLHTTVGLGPGAPGWLPPVAPRAYVSTVRVGGPQEPVRTGVDAVRLPLPGGWVGTAWAGELHEAVDRLSGVTRERDLEVAR; encoded by the coding sequence GTGAGGACCCTCGTCGAGGTGGTCGCGCGGTGCGGCCCGCGAGGGCGCACCGTGCTGCCGGTGGTCCGGGCCAGCGGCCAGCTCGCCGTCCGGCGGACCGGGGAGGGCGCGGTGCACCTCGTCGCGACCGCCTTCGGCCCGCTGGGCGGGGACGACGCCGAGGTCCGGCTGGTCGTGGAGGAGGGTGCGCGGCTGTCCGTGCACTCGGTCGCCGCTGCCGTGGTGCTGCCCGCCCGGGGCGAGTCGCCGCCGTCCCGGCAGGTGGTGCGGGCCGAGGTCGCCGGGGTCCTGCACCTCGCGCCCGAGCCGACGGTCGTCACCGCCCGCGCCGTCCACCTCGCCGAGCTGCACGCCGAGCTGGGGGAGCACGCCGAGCTGACCGCCACCGAGCAGGTGCTGCTCGGCCGGTCGGGGGAGGCGCCGGGCCGCTGGACCGGCACCACCCGGGTCGTCGTGTCCGGCCGGCCGGTGCTGCACACCACCGTCGGGCTCGGCCCTGGCGCGCCGGGCTGGCTGCCGCCGGTCGCGCCGCGGGCCTACGTCTCCACGGTCCGGGTGGGCGGCCCGCAGGAACCGGTGCGGACCGGGGTGGACGCCGTACGGTTGCCGCTGCCGGGCGGCTGGGTGGGCACCGCCTGGGCGGGGGAGCTGCACGAGGCGGTGGACCGGCTCTCCGGGGTCACCCGGGAGCGGGACCTGGAGGTGGCGCGGTGA
- a CDS encoding anti-sigma factor, translating to MPHSTPEQLALAALGEQLPAADAAHLAGCAQCTAEVASLRRPVDVLAVPELSGTAPEVAPPPQVWTAIAAATGVSTAPPSAGADVVPLRPRPSRTRWLTVAAAVLVGGVVGGGAVALTRDDDGGSGAVVASATLDPLPAEDASGRAEVRDADGVRSLQVDLDAPALPDGYYEVWLLQPDAVRMVPVGVVHRGDTVLPLPDGLDLGAYPVVDVSVEPMDGDPTHSGVSVARGSLER from the coding sequence GTGCCGCACTCCACCCCTGAGCAGCTCGCCCTCGCCGCGCTCGGCGAGCAGCTGCCCGCGGCCGACGCCGCCCACCTGGCCGGCTGCGCGCAGTGCACGGCCGAGGTCGCCTCGCTCCGCCGTCCGGTCGACGTGCTGGCCGTGCCCGAGCTCTCGGGCACCGCGCCGGAGGTCGCCCCGCCCCCGCAGGTCTGGACGGCGATCGCCGCGGCCACCGGCGTCTCGACCGCCCCGCCGTCCGCCGGTGCCGACGTCGTCCCGCTGCGCCCGCGGCCGTCGCGGACCCGCTGGCTGACCGTCGCCGCCGCCGTCCTCGTGGGCGGGGTGGTCGGCGGCGGCGCCGTGGCGCTGACCCGGGACGACGACGGCGGGAGCGGTGCGGTGGTCGCCTCGGCCACGCTGGACCCGCTGCCCGCCGAGGACGCCTCCGGCCGGGCCGAGGTGCGCGACGCCGACGGCGTCCGCTCGCTGCAGGTCGACCTGGACGCGCCGGCGCTGCCCGACGGCTACTACGAGGTCTGGCTGCTGCAGCCCGACGCCGTCCGGATGGTGCCGGTCGGGGTGGTGCACCGCGGCGACACCGTGCTGCCGCTGCCCGACGGGCTCGACCTGGGCGCCTACCCGGTGGTCGACGTCTCGGTGGAGCCGATGGACGGCGACCCCACCCACTCCGGCGTCTCCGTAGCCCGCGGCTCCCTCGAACGCTGA
- the alc gene encoding allantoicase: MTAFTDLPDLARRDLGGAVVAANDEFFAARENLVLPHPAVARTEFGHKGKEYDGWETRRRRSPGHDWAIVRLGAPGIVAGVVVDTAFFTGNYPPQASVEGAAVEGHPSVDELQKADWQPLLPLSPLAGDTANAFAVSSDRRHTHVRLCIHPDGGVARLRVHGTVVPDPRLVDAGPFDLAALENGGRVTAVSNAHYGSPHQLVGPGLARSMGEGWENARRRGPGNDWVDVALACEGVVGLAELDTSWFLGNAPGSASLTGRTGDGTEVVLLPRTGLQPDTRHRFVLAAGTGVRSVRLDVFPDGGMARLRLWGRPTAAGRAELGRRWFDALPDVTALEVLGSVGVDPSEAGRLVGRRPVTGELPAPVARLVLGAG; the protein is encoded by the coding sequence ATGACGGCCTTCACCGACCTGCCCGACCTCGCCCGGCGGGACCTGGGCGGTGCCGTCGTCGCGGCGAACGACGAGTTCTTCGCCGCGCGGGAGAACCTGGTGCTGCCGCACCCCGCCGTCGCGCGCACCGAGTTCGGGCACAAGGGCAAGGAGTACGACGGCTGGGAGACCCGCCGCCGGCGCAGCCCGGGCCACGACTGGGCGATCGTGCGGCTCGGCGCGCCGGGAATCGTCGCCGGGGTCGTCGTCGACACCGCGTTCTTCACCGGCAACTACCCGCCGCAGGCGTCGGTCGAGGGCGCCGCCGTCGAGGGGCACCCCTCGGTCGACGAGCTGCAGAAGGCCGACTGGCAGCCGCTGCTGCCGCTCTCCCCGCTGGCCGGCGACACGGCCAACGCCTTCGCCGTCTCCTCCGACCGCCGGCACACGCACGTCCGGCTGTGCATCCACCCCGACGGCGGGGTGGCCCGGCTGCGGGTGCACGGCACGGTGGTCCCGGACCCGCGGCTGGTCGACGCGGGCCCCTTCGACCTGGCCGCGCTGGAGAACGGCGGCCGGGTCACCGCGGTCAGCAACGCCCACTACGGCAGCCCGCACCAGCTGGTCGGCCCCGGCCTCGCCCGGTCGATGGGCGAGGGCTGGGAGAACGCCCGCCGCCGCGGTCCGGGCAACGACTGGGTCGACGTCGCGCTGGCCTGCGAGGGCGTGGTCGGGCTCGCCGAACTGGACACGTCGTGGTTCCTGGGCAACGCGCCGGGATCGGCCTCGCTGACCGGCCGCACCGGTGACGGCACGGAGGTCGTGCTGCTGCCCCGAACGGGGCTGCAGCCCGACACCCGGCACCGCTTCGTGCTCGCCGCCGGGACCGGGGTGCGCAGCGTCCGGCTGGACGTGTTCCCCGACGGGGGGATGGCCCGGCTCCGGCTCTGGGGCCGGCCGACCGCTGCCGGCCGGGCGGAGCTCGGCCGGCGGTGGTTCGACGCGCTGCCCGACGTGACTGCGCTCGAGGTGCTCGGGTCGGTCGGTGTCGACCCCAGCGAGGCGGGCCGGCTCGTCGGGCGCCGCCCGGTGACCGGTGAGCTCCCCGCGCCGGTCGCCCGGCTGGTCCTCGGCGCGGGCTGA
- the allB gene encoding allantoinase AllB yields the protein MSGAFVVRARRVVLPDGERAAAVHVRDGAVVAVTGFDEAGDQPVTLAEDEVLLPGLVDSHVHVNEPGRTEWEGFASATRAAAAGGITTIVDMPLNSVPPTVNVKALQVKRQAAQGQVSVDVAFWGGAVPGNASQLPRLLADGAVGVKCFLLDSGVPEFPPLDDAGLRTALTALAEVDGLLIAHCEDDDVIAAAPEPGGPRYADFLASRPEAAEETAIGRLVAAARDTGARVHVVHLADAGALPLLRAARAEGVRITVETCPHYLTFAAEDVPDGDTAFKCCPPIREAWHREALWAALADGDIDLVVSDHSPCTPELKRLDVGDFGLAWGGIAGLQVTLPVVWTGARARGRTLTDVVRWMSEAPAALTGLPTKGAIAVGRDADLVAFAPDEEWDVAALHHRNPVTPYAGRHLTGVVRRTWLRGQLLADGDPPRGRLLDRGDR from the coding sequence GTGAGCGGGGCGTTCGTCGTCCGGGCGCGGCGGGTGGTGCTCCCCGACGGGGAGCGGGCGGCCGCGGTGCACGTCCGGGACGGTGCCGTCGTGGCGGTCACCGGCTTCGACGAGGCCGGCGACCAGCCGGTGACCCTGGCCGAGGACGAGGTGCTGCTGCCCGGCCTGGTCGACAGCCACGTGCACGTCAACGAGCCCGGGCGCACCGAGTGGGAGGGCTTCGCCTCGGCGACCCGGGCGGCGGCCGCGGGCGGGATCACCACGATCGTCGACATGCCGCTGAACTCGGTCCCCCCGACGGTGAACGTCAAGGCGCTGCAGGTGAAGCGGCAGGCGGCGCAGGGCCAGGTGAGCGTCGACGTCGCCTTCTGGGGCGGCGCGGTGCCGGGCAACGCGAGCCAGCTCCCCCGCCTGCTCGCCGACGGCGCGGTCGGGGTCAAGTGCTTCCTGCTGGACTCCGGGGTGCCGGAGTTCCCCCCGCTGGACGACGCCGGCCTGCGGACCGCGCTCACCGCGCTGGCCGAGGTCGACGGGCTGCTCATCGCGCACTGCGAGGACGACGACGTGATCGCCGCCGCGCCGGAGCCGGGCGGGCCCCGCTACGCGGACTTCCTCGCCTCCCGCCCCGAGGCCGCGGAGGAGACCGCGATCGGCCGGCTGGTCGCCGCCGCCCGGGACACCGGTGCCCGGGTGCACGTGGTGCACCTGGCCGACGCCGGCGCCCTGCCGCTGCTGCGGGCGGCCCGGGCCGAGGGCGTGCGGATCACCGTGGAGACCTGCCCGCACTACCTGACCTTCGCCGCCGAGGACGTGCCCGACGGCGACACCGCGTTCAAGTGCTGCCCGCCGATCCGGGAGGCGTGGCACCGCGAGGCGCTGTGGGCCGCGCTGGCCGACGGCGACATCGACCTGGTGGTCAGCGACCACTCGCCGTGCACCCCGGAGCTCAAGCGGCTCGACGTGGGCGACTTCGGGCTGGCCTGGGGCGGCATCGCCGGCCTGCAGGTCACCCTCCCGGTGGTCTGGACCGGCGCCCGCGCCCGGGGCCGGACGCTCACCGACGTCGTGCGGTGGATGTCCGAAGCCCCGGCGGCGCTGACCGGCCTGCCCACCAAGGGCGCGATCGCGGTGGGCAGGGACGCCGACCTGGTCGCCTTCGCCCCCGACGAGGAGTGGGACGTCGCCGCGCTGCACCACCGCAACCCGGTCACCCCCTACGCCGGCCGGCACCTGACCGGCGTGGTCCGGCGGACCTGGCTGCGCGGGCAGCTGCTGGCGGACGGCGACCCGCCCCGCGGCCGACTGCTCGACCGCGGGGACAGGTGA
- a CDS encoding GGDEF domain-containing protein, protein MTQRSTAPPRAAVAVACGALLGCLLAALLLPATPASHVSDVAQLLAAAAAAATTARYAGHTAPGRVRGAWALVSLACAAWAAGEVWWTWAAATADVVPFPSPADVGFLGFAVLAAAGLLLHPATGESSQWQRFLDGLMTAGAVGLVSWLTTLQAVSRANGGAGHLESLLLLAYPASDVLLVVLTVLLLTRTRGHRTALHLMSLGVLCLGLADSAFAYLQTAGDYDGGLVDLGWVGGFLLIALAGRSGRSAEPLPDPREASAVGAPSRLAQVLPYVPVVVALSVVVGFTMLGRPLTRGEMLVACLVVGCLLARQFLTVRDNVRLAGDLAARERQLRHQAFHDPLTGLANRSLFQDRLGHALALHARDARSLAVVFLDLDDFKAVNDSLGHLAGDELLVRVAERLTGTLRTGDTIARLGGDEFAVLLEDGGDPLGSAQRMADALRQPFAFGGQELTVRASIGVAALAAEDPTVTADQLLCRSDAAMYAAKRAGKGRIVGSREPVPAVS, encoded by the coding sequence ATGACCCAGCGGTCCACGGCACCCCCGCGCGCAGCGGTGGCCGTCGCGTGCGGTGCCCTGCTCGGCTGCCTGCTGGCCGCCCTCCTGCTGCCCGCGACCCCCGCCTCGCACGTCTCGGACGTCGCCCAGCTCCTCGCCGCCGCCGCGGCGGCCGCGACGACCGCGCGGTACGCCGGGCACACCGCTCCCGGTCGGGTCCGCGGCGCCTGGGCGCTGGTCTCGCTGGCCTGCGCCGCCTGGGCCGCCGGTGAGGTCTGGTGGACCTGGGCCGCGGCCACCGCGGACGTCGTCCCCTTCCCGTCCCCGGCCGACGTCGGCTTCCTCGGCTTCGCGGTGCTGGCCGCGGCCGGGCTGCTGCTGCACCCGGCCACCGGGGAGAGCTCGCAGTGGCAGCGGTTCCTCGACGGCCTGATGACCGCCGGCGCCGTGGGCCTGGTCAGCTGGCTGACCACGCTGCAGGCCGTGAGCCGGGCCAACGGCGGCGCCGGGCACCTGGAGAGCTTGCTGCTGCTGGCCTACCCGGCCTCCGACGTGCTGCTGGTGGTGCTCACCGTCCTGCTGCTGACCCGGACCCGCGGCCACCGCACCGCACTGCACCTGATGAGCCTCGGCGTCCTCTGCCTGGGCCTCGCCGACAGCGCCTTCGCCTACCTGCAGACGGCGGGCGACTACGACGGCGGCCTCGTCGACCTCGGCTGGGTGGGCGGGTTCCTGCTCATCGCCCTGGCCGGGCGGAGCGGCCGGTCCGCCGAGCCGCTGCCGGACCCGCGGGAGGCGAGCGCGGTCGGCGCGCCCAGCCGGCTGGCGCAGGTGCTGCCCTACGTCCCGGTGGTCGTCGCGCTGTCCGTCGTCGTCGGCTTCACCATGCTCGGCCGGCCGCTGACCCGCGGCGAGATGCTCGTCGCCTGCCTGGTCGTCGGCTGCCTGCTCGCCCGGCAGTTCCTCACCGTGCGGGACAACGTCCGGCTCGCGGGCGACCTGGCGGCCCGGGAGCGCCAGCTCCGGCACCAGGCCTTCCACGACCCGCTCACCGGCCTGGCCAACCGGTCGCTGTTCCAGGACCGGCTCGGGCACGCGCTCGCGCTGCACGCCCGCGACGCCCGGTCGCTGGCCGTCGTCTTCCTCGACCTGGACGACTTCAAGGCGGTCAACGACTCCCTCGGGCACCTGGCCGGGGACGAGCTGCTGGTCCGGGTGGCCGAGCGGCTGACCGGCACCCTGCGCACCGGGGACACCATCGCCCGGCTCGGCGGCGACGAGTTCGCCGTCCTGCTCGAGGACGGCGGGGACCCGCTCGGCTCGGCGCAGCGGATGGCCGACGCGCTCCGCCAGCCCTTCGCGTTCGGCGGGCAGGAGCTGACCGTGCGCGCCAGCATCGGCGTCGCCGCGCTCGCCGCGGAGGACCCGACCGTCACCGCCGACCAGCTGCTGTGCCGGTCGGACGCGGCGATGTACGCCGCCAAGCGCGCCGGCAAGGGCCGCATCGTCGGCTCGCGGGAACCGGTCCCCGCCGTCTCCTGA
- the pucD gene encoding xanthine dehydrogenase subunit D — protein sequence MSTPTRTPTGAPAHLTGPGSGGVGDDAQRPDGVLKVRGEFAYGSDLWMEDMLWGVTLRSPHPYARILAVDTSAATQLPGVHAVLTADDVPGEKVYGLELADQPVLAVDVVRYQGEPVALVAADHPDTARRAAALIRVDYEVWEPVTDARVALGHPTTDAVHESDAEVTELSRESAHLHPEGNLVRHLKVRTGDPEPTAEVVVVGEYEVGMQDQAFLGPESGLAVPAEDGGVELYVATQWLHVDQRQICSALGLPPEQVRLTLAGVGGAFGGREDLSMHVHACLLALRTGKPVKMSYNREESFFGHVHRHPATMRYEHGATRDGRLVYVKAAIWFDGGAYASSTPAVVGNGGTMGIGPYVVPNVHVDCYGAYTNNPPCGAMRGFGSVQTAFAYESQMDALAAELGMDPVELRCRNAMEQGSATPTGQVIDSPAPVAELLRRLEAMPLPATGDGELDLRDMPGGVSNTTHGEGVRRGVGYAVAYKNVAFSEGYDDHSTARVRLEVVGGEPTATVHTAAAEVGQGLVTVEQQIARTELGVDAVVVHPKDTTVGSAGSTSASRQTYVTGGAVKAACEAVRGRLLARAERLIGRPVPDLRLAGGQVVSDAEEVAVPLADLLGDDAVEETVEWRHRPTEAIDPETGQGFAHVQYAFSAHRAVVDVDTELGLVKVVEMACTQDVGKAINPQAVVGQIHGGTAQGMGLAVMEEILIRDGKVVNPSFTDYLIPTILDMPPMRVEVLEYADPHAPYGLRGVGEAPNISSGPAVLAAIRAATGLPLARVPVRPEHLTGTS from the coding sequence ATGAGCACCCCGACCCGCACCCCCACCGGAGCGCCGGCGCACCTGACCGGCCCGGGCAGCGGTGGGGTGGGCGACGACGCCCAGCGCCCCGACGGCGTCCTCAAGGTCCGCGGCGAGTTCGCCTACGGCAGCGACCTGTGGATGGAGGACATGCTCTGGGGGGTGACGCTGCGGAGCCCGCACCCCTACGCCCGCATCCTGGCGGTCGACACCAGCGCGGCGACGCAGCTGCCCGGCGTGCACGCGGTGCTCACCGCCGACGACGTGCCCGGGGAGAAGGTCTACGGCCTCGAGCTGGCCGACCAGCCGGTGCTCGCCGTGGACGTCGTCCGGTACCAGGGCGAGCCGGTCGCGCTGGTCGCCGCCGACCACCCGGACACCGCGCGGCGGGCCGCCGCGCTGATCCGGGTCGACTACGAGGTCTGGGAACCGGTCACCGACGCGCGCGTGGCGCTGGGCCACCCGACCACGGACGCGGTGCACGAGTCCGACGCCGAGGTCACCGAGCTGAGCCGGGAGAGCGCGCACCTGCACCCCGAGGGCAACCTGGTGCGGCACCTCAAGGTCCGCACCGGCGACCCGGAGCCCACCGCCGAGGTGGTGGTGGTCGGCGAGTACGAGGTCGGCATGCAGGACCAGGCCTTCCTGGGCCCGGAGTCCGGGCTCGCCGTCCCGGCCGAGGACGGCGGGGTCGAGCTCTACGTCGCCACCCAGTGGCTGCACGTCGACCAGCGGCAGATCTGCTCCGCGCTCGGCCTGCCGCCGGAGCAGGTGCGGCTGACCCTGGCCGGCGTCGGCGGTGCGTTCGGCGGCCGGGAGGACCTGTCGATGCACGTGCACGCCTGCCTGCTGGCGCTGCGCACGGGCAAGCCGGTGAAGATGTCCTACAACCGCGAGGAGTCCTTCTTCGGCCACGTGCACCGGCACCCGGCCACCATGCGGTACGAGCACGGCGCCACCCGGGACGGCCGGCTGGTCTACGTGAAGGCCGCGATCTGGTTCGACGGCGGCGCCTACGCCTCCAGCACCCCGGCCGTCGTGGGCAACGGCGGCACGATGGGGATCGGCCCCTACGTCGTCCCGAACGTGCACGTCGACTGCTACGGCGCGTACACCAACAACCCGCCGTGCGGCGCGATGCGCGGGTTCGGGTCGGTGCAGACCGCGTTCGCCTACGAGTCGCAGATGGACGCGCTCGCCGCCGAGCTGGGCATGGACCCGGTGGAGCTGCGCTGCCGCAACGCGATGGAGCAGGGCTCGGCCACCCCCACCGGCCAGGTCATCGACAGCCCGGCACCGGTCGCGGAGCTGCTGCGCCGGCTGGAGGCCATGCCGCTGCCGGCCACCGGCGACGGCGAGCTGGACCTGCGGGACATGCCCGGCGGGGTCTCCAACACCACCCATGGTGAAGGGGTCCGGCGCGGCGTCGGCTACGCGGTCGCCTACAAGAACGTCGCGTTCTCCGAGGGCTACGACGACCACTCGACCGCCCGGGTGCGGCTGGAGGTCGTCGGCGGCGAGCCGACGGCCACCGTGCACACCGCCGCGGCCGAGGTGGGGCAGGGGCTGGTGACCGTCGAGCAGCAGATCGCCCGCACCGAGCTGGGCGTGGACGCGGTCGTCGTGCACCCCAAGGACACGACGGTCGGCTCGGCCGGGTCCACGTCGGCCTCCCGGCAGACCTACGTCACCGGCGGCGCGGTCAAGGCGGCCTGCGAGGCGGTGCGCGGCCGGCTGCTGGCCCGCGCCGAGCGGCTGATCGGCCGCCCCGTCCCGGACCTGCGGCTGGCCGGGGGGCAGGTGGTGTCCGACGCCGAGGAGGTCGCCGTCCCGCTGGCCGACCTGCTCGGTGACGACGCGGTCGAGGAGACGGTGGAGTGGCGGCACCGCCCCACCGAGGCGATCGACCCGGAGACCGGGCAGGGCTTCGCGCACGTGCAGTACGCCTTCTCCGCGCACCGGGCGGTCGTCGACGTCGACACCGAGCTCGGGCTGGTGAAGGTCGTCGAGATGGCCTGCACCCAGGACGTCGGCAAGGCGATCAACCCGCAGGCCGTCGTCGGCCAGATCCACGGCGGGACGGCGCAGGGCATGGGGCTCGCGGTGATGGAGGAGATCCTGATCCGGGACGGCAAGGTCGTGAACCCCTCGTTCACCGACTACCTGATCCCCACCATCCTGGACATGCCGCCGATGCGCGTGGAGGTGCTCGAGTACGCCGACCCGCACGCGCCCTACGGGCTGCGCGGGGTCGGGGAGGCGCCGAACATCTCCTCCGGACCGGCCGTGCTGGCCGCGATCCGGGCCGCGACCGGGCTGCCGCTGGCGCGGGTGCCGGTGCGCCCGGAGCACCTCACCGGCACCTCCTGA